A single window of Ananas comosus cultivar F153 linkage group 19, ASM154086v1, whole genome shotgun sequence DNA harbors:
- the LOC109724794 gene encoding D-3-phosphoglycerate dehydrogenase 3, chloroplastic-like yields MALAPPKPLFPSPSSSAVAVAELSPLPSSLSSLLCRSRSPFLGLRLAHDPSTSLLLLPLRYRRPLCAVADAAAVAAEAEDAGSPRPRVLVAEKLGEAGLELLRGFAEVDCGYNLPPEDLRARIARCDALIVRSGTKVTREVFEAAAGRLKVVGRAGVGIDNVDLQAATEHGCLVVNAPTANTVAAAEHGIALLAAMARNVAQADASMKAGKWQRNKYVGVSLVGKTLAVMGFGKVGSEVARRAKGLGMHVIAHDPYAPADRARAIGVELVSFDEAISTADFISLHMPLTANTSKLFNDETFSKVKKGVRIINVARGGVIDEDALVRALDSGTVAQAALDVFAEEPPPKDSKLVLHENVTVTPHLGASTIEAQEGVAIEIAEAVIGALKGELAATAVNAPMVPAEVLSELSPYIALAEKLGKLAVQLITGGSGVRGVKVVYSSARDPDDLDTRILRAMITKGILEPISSVRINIVNADYTAKQRGLRISEERISIGGSLEVPIESIRVHIANVNSKFAGALLDNNGDIVLEGRVKDGIPYLTLVGSFTVDVGLEGNLILCRQVDQPGIIGRVGKILGEKNINVNFMSVGRNAPGKQAIMGIGVDEEPDKETLRMIGEIPAIVEFVFLKL; encoded by the exons atgGCGTTGGCGCCGCCGAAGCCCCTCTTcccctctccttcctcctccgccgtgGCTGTGGCGGAGctctcccccctcccctcctccctctcctccctcctctgcCGCTCCCGATCCCCATTCCTCGGCCTCCGCCTCGCCCATGACCCGAGTACCTCGCTCCTCCTCCTACCACTGCGCTACCGGCGGCCTCTCTGCGCCGTCGCCgacgcggcggcggtggcggcggaggcggaggacgCCGGATCGCCGCGCCCGAGGGTGCTCGTCGCGGAGAAGCTCGGCGAGGCGGGGCTCGAGCTCCTCCGCGGCTTCGCCGAGGTGGACTGCGGCTACAACCTGCCCCCCGAGGACCTCCGCGCGAGGATCGCGCGGTGCGACGCGCTGATCGTGCGGAGCGGGACGAAGGTGACGCGCGAGGTGTTCGAGGCCGCGGCGGGGCGGCTCAAGGTGGTGGGGAGGGCCGGGGTCGGGATCGACAACGTCGACCTCCAAGCCGCCACCGAGCACGGGTGCCTCGTCGTCAACGCCCCAACCGCCaacaccgtcgccgccgccgagcaCGGGATCGCGCTCCTCGCCGCCATGGCCCGCAACGTCGCCCAGGCCGACGCCTCCATGAAGGCCG GAAAATGGCAACGAAATAAATATGTTGGCGTCTCTCTGGTGGGAAAAACGCTGGCCGTGATGGGATTCGGGAAAGTTGGTTCAGAAGTTGCTAGGCGTGCAAAAGGGCTTGGCATGCATGTTATTGCTCATGACCCTTATGCCCCTGCGGACAGGGCCCGAGCAATTGGGGTAGAACTTGTATCATTTGATGAAGCTATATCCACTGCAGACTTTATATCACTCCACATGCCGCTGACTGCTAATACCTCAAAGCTGTTCAACGATGAGACCTTTTCAAAGGTGAAAAAAGGAGTGAGGATTATAAATGTCGCAAGGGGTGGAGTAATTGATGAAGATGCCTTAGTGAGAGCACTTGATAGTGGAACAGTTGCACAG GCGGCACTTGATGTATTCGCTGAAGAACCCCCGCCAAAGGATAGCAAGCTGGTGCTGCATGAAAATGTTACTGTTACACCGCATCTCGGAGCTAGCACAATTGAAGCTCAG GAAGGTGTAGCCATAGAAATAGCAGAAGCTGTTATTGGAGCATTGAAAGGTGAACTTGCTGCTACGGCTGTGAATGCCCCCATGGTTCCTGCTGAG GTTTTATCCGAGCTATCCCCTTATATTGCCCTTGCCGAGAAGCTAGGCAAGTTAGCTGTCCAACTCATAACTGGCGGAAGTGGCGTTCGAGGAGTAAAAGTAGTATACTCCTCAGCTCGAGACCCTGATGACTTGGACACTCGAATTCTCCGAGCCATGATAACCAAAGGCATTCTCGAACCCATCTCCAGCGTTCGCATTAACATTGTGAACGCCGACTACACTGCCAAACAAAGAGGTCTCCGAATCAGCGAAGAGAGAATCTCCATCGGTGGCTCTCTGGAAGTTCCTATTGAATCTATCCGAGTCCACATCGCGAACGTGAACTCCAAATTTGCTGGCGCTTTACTGGATAATAACGGGGATATAGTCCTAGAGGGAAGGGTTAAAGATGGTATACCCTATTTAACACTTGTGGGATCTTTCACTGTGGATGTGGGCTTGGAGGGGAATCTGATACTGTGTCGGCAGGTCGATCAGCCTGGTATAATCGGACGAGTGGGAAAAATTCTCGGCGAGAAAAACATCAATGTGAATTTCATGAGTGTTGGGAGGAATGCGCCAGGAAAACAAGCTATAATGGGTATTGGCGTTGATGAGGAACCTGACAAGGAGACTCTCAGGATGATTGGGGAGATACCGGCCATTGTGGAGTTCGTGTTCCTGAAACTATAA